ATAATGGACTCTTGACCGGGGCGGAATGAGTCGTATCCAAAATGCAGCTTTAATCTATCGCACATGAGCTGTTTATTCATTTTGTCCCCCTTGTCGCTCGTGCCAGTGCCAATCGGATTTGCAAATACGTTACTGTTGCTTCCAATTGATCCTTGATGAGCCGGAGTCTGCTTGTATCGAGGCGCTCACTCGTCTCCACGATCTCTTTTGCCAGCTCATTCGGCAGATACGTTGTCATATCCCATTCCGGACAGCGCAGGGCAATCTCTACCAAATGATCTTCTATTGTACTTTCTTTCATTTGTCGTTTCATCGCTATTTCTTTTTTTTCACAGCCAGTCTGAAGCAGTGCGTACGTTCGAGCAGCACTTTCAGTTAGACGTGGATCAAGCTTATGTGATTCTGTGACAAGTTTTGATAAAAGTGGATAATGACTGTTCTCTGCAAGCAGCGTCTGAATCGACTCGGCAAGCCCGTATCGAAATTGCAGCATGAGATAGCTACGACTCGTTTGGCGAATCTCTGCTACTTGTCCCATGGTCTTGCCTACTTGTCCTGCTCCTGACAGTTGACAGAACAAAAGCTCTTGCACAGCTTCATCCAAAGGCTCCCACAGTCGATATAGCTCGTCGGACAATTGCTGTTTCCAAGCATTTCGCATTGCCCCATCAGCCAATTGGTTTTTTACCCAACGCTGTGCCGTCTTGTCCGAAACGACCGGAATAAAACCAAGATCACCATGATGCATTTGCGAGATTGTCTGCACCATAAGATGAAGTCTGCTCCAAAATGGTTCGATTCGCTCCGCCAAATCGGATTGAGTAAAAGGTGCGAACCATATATCAAATCGATATTTTTGGTACGTATGTTTGGCATGCTGCAATCCTGTATCAGAAAAGGTAAATGTCGGTTTCGAGTTCGTTCCACCTGCTTCAACAGGTAAAATCCAGCCCGCCTGAAATAAAGTTGAAACTATTTTCTCCCAATCCTCTCTTGGAAAACGAGAAAACATCCGATAATACGGATAAAGGGTATACAAATGCACATCTTGCAGTGTCTGATTGGCTTTTCTGCCACGCAGTATGTAGTAGGCTGATTGCAGCGTTCGTTCATTGGCCAGAGGTAACATGGCATTCAAGGCGACCGCACATAAAAGGTCCTGCTCCTCTGCCGCACTGTTCCGACTGTTCATTGGTACTCCTTACATCATTCTATATTTTTCAAAGCTCAAAGTAAGCGAAGTAAACTGCATCATTGGATTTGGAGGATAGTATGACAAAACGATTGAAAAGAACTGAATTTATGATGGCGTACATGATCATCATAACACTTGCATGCACTGTTGGTGGATTTTTTTTCGGGGCCCATTATATGAAGACACAATTGGAGTCGGAACAAGCCGCCGTACTCGAAGCAGAGAAAAAGGAAGCCGAAAAAGAAAAACTGCTGCGTGAGCAAAAGCTGTACAACGAACAGGACTTTATCCGATTTTACTATGCCGTTTATGCACCGCTGCTTGATCTGAAACAAGCACATTTTGATACGATGGATAAATGGAATCAAATGAACGAAAGTGAACGGACGGATGGCTTGAAGCAACTCAGCAAATTAGCTGACCAGACAAGGAAAGAGCTGGAGAAAAACGTTCCCTTGCCGACGTCACCCATGCTGAGACAAGCTCACGCCACTTTTACGAACAGTGTACGGGCGTATTTGGATAGTATGGAGCAGATTCGTTCCGATCAAACTAATGCTACGCCTGCTTCTATTGGAGCTAACCTGACGCTTTTCCAAAATAACTGGCTAACCGCACAGGAAATGGTCTATCACTCCATCGCGTCTTGGGAATCGGCTTATGTGGTGAAGCAAGCCATGCCGAAGCAATTACCTGGAACCGTTAACACCGCGCAGTGGAAGCAGTATCCGTTCCATTACCGCACCTATCTCGCAGCTGTGGCCATGTCGGCAAGCAATCAATGGAGCAGCTATAATCCTGAGGACCTGACTGCGAGACTTGATTTGCTCATCGCATCTAACGAAGTTCAGACCCTAGGAATCAAGGATTTAGCCGCTGCCGTGAAGATTTTGAACGCGACAGATGCAGTATCTGCGGGAGATTTTAAACGCTTGAATACACAGCTCTACTCCGTGCTGAAGGCACCGGAAATCCCTCTTTATAAGTAGTCGTACATTTTTAGACTGATTCAATCTTGAAATCTTGTCACCAAGAGCATACAATGATCTATGATAGTGGACGTACCACTTCGGTATGGGAGGTGAAACCACGATGACTACATGGGTAGATAAAGATACTTGTATTGCTTGCGGTGCTTGTGGCGCCACGGCTCCTGACGTCTTTGATTACGACGATGAGGGCCTTGCGTTCAACAAGTTGGATGACAATGCTAACAGCGTTGAAATCCCGGATATCCTGCATGACGATGTTCGTGATGCTGCTGAAGGATGCCCGACCGACTCTATTAAAGTGGAATAGTATTCCATCTACTAATGGAAGAGACCTCTTACGTACTCCGGTATGTAAGAGGTTTTTCATTATGTCCCCCTCTCCTCCGCTGAACGAATGATCGACAACTTTCCGTTCTTTCTTTTGTGATTTTTCGGTAAGATAAAAGCAACGGCAAAAACCGAACATTAAAATGCGTTTTTTCCATTTTTTGTGATGTCAATATCTTAATGTTCGTGTTTTGGTCATTTTCATGACGTTCTTTGTATGAAATCGAGCATTATTCACGAACGATAACTGATATAAAATAAATAATGTTCATTTTTTCTCGTTTTTCTTCTTGACGGTGTTATTTTGACGTGATATCGTAAGTACAAATCTTACGAAACACCTTATAAAACAACGGCGTTGACGAAGAAACGCTGTGATCGAGAAATCCCCAGAGAGCCGATGGTTGCTGCGAATCGGCGGTTTCTCCCACGGTTAAGCACTTCTGAGCTGCTGCGTTGAAAATGGATTCACCATCCCAGTAGACGCAAACGGTAGATCCGTTATCTCTTTTAGGTCATGTACCTACCAAGGCTCTTTTTTGAGAAAAAAAGAGCGAATGAGGGTGGCACCGCGAAGCAAAGCCTCTCGTCCCTCACTGTTCTGTAATAGGAGCAGTGTGAGAACGGGAGGTTTTTTTGATATGCACATATATAGGAGGAGAAAACCATGTTTGCAGACAAAATGATCTTGAGAATCCCTGGTCCTACCCCCATTCCACCACGTGTTCAAACAGCGATGAGCCAACCGATGATTGGACACCGCAGCGGCAAATTTTCCGCTCTTTTCGCCCGTACTGCTGAAAGACTGAAGCCTTTCTTTGGCACCAAGCAGGACGTATACATCTTGGCAGGTAGCGGAACGAGTGCACTGGAGATGGGCGTCGTAAACACGCTCCAACCAGGCGACGAAGCTACCATCCTCGTCAGCGGTGCATTTGGGGAGCGCTTTGCAAAAATTTGCGAGCGTTACGGTATCATCGCCCATCGCGTGGAAGTGCCTTGGGGCAAAGCTGTTACACCAGAGCTCGTTGAAACATTCCTGCAAAAAAAGCCACAAGTAAAAGCCGTATTCGCTACCTACTGTGAAACATCCACTGGGGTAGAAAATCCGATTGCTGACTTGGCGAAAACAATCCGCACACATTCGGACGCCCTCTTCATTGTGGATGCGGTAAGCAATCTCGGTGCGGTTCCATGCGAAATGGACGCTTGGGGTGTCGATATCGTGGTAACCGGCTCGCAAAAAGCTTTCATGCTGCCAACAGGCCTTGCCTTCCTCGCTGCGAGTGAACGCGCATGGCAAGTGATTGAGCAAAACAAATCGCTCGCCTTCTATTTGGACCTGAAAGCATACCGCAAGAGCTTGGCAGAGCAAACAACACCGTATACGCCTGCTGTATCCCTCATTTTCGGTCTCGCCGAGGTATTGGATATGTTGGAGGAAGAAGGCATACCAGCTATCGTAAAGCGCCATGAACTGATGAGGGACATGACTCGCGCAGCGATGAAAGCATTAAACATAAAACTGATAGCGGAAGATCAGTACGCATCGACGACCGTAACTTCTTGCGATCCTGAGGGTGTCTTTCATGCAGAAGCTCTCCGCAAAATGTTAACGCAGCAATTCAACATCACGATTGCTGGCGGCCAGCAGCACCTGAAAGGCAAGATCTTCCGCATCGGGCACATGGGTTATTGCGAGCCATTGGATGTCCTGCAAGTCATTTCTGCCATCGAATTGTCGCTTCACCAAATCGGTGCCCCAGTTGAGCTGGGTGCTGGTGTAAAAGCTGCTCAGGAGGTGCTCATTGCACATGTATAAAGTACTCATTTCTGACCCACTTAGCGAATTTGGAATTCAACAGCTCTTGGACGCTTCTGATGTAGAAGTGGTTCGTCAAACAAACCTCTCCCCTGCCGAACTGATCGATGTGATTGGCGATTACGATGCACTCCTCGTACGCAGCCAAACCCAAGTAACAGCAGAAGTACTCGCTGCCGGAAAAAAGCTGAAAGCAGTCGGTCGTGCGGGTGTTGGGGTCGATAACATTGATATCAACGCTGCCACTCAAGCAGGTATTCCTGTCATCAACGCTCCAGACGGTAACACCATCTCTACTGCAGAGCATTCGTTTGCCATGCTGATGGCTGTCGCTCGTAACATCCCTCAAGCTCACAAGAAGCTGGTAGACGGTACATG
This genomic stretch from Brevibacillus sp. DP1.3A harbors:
- a CDS encoding helix-turn-helix domain-containing protein, producing MNSRNSAAEEQDLLCAVALNAMLPLANERTLQSAYYILRGRKANQTLQDVHLYTLYPYYRMFSRFPREDWEKIVSTLFQAGWILPVEAGGTNSKPTFTFSDTGLQHAKHTYQKYRFDIWFAPFTQSDLAERIEPFWSRLHLMVQTISQMHHGDLGFIPVVSDKTAQRWVKNQLADGAMRNAWKQQLSDELYRLWEPLDEAVQELLFCQLSGAGQVGKTMGQVAEIRQTSRSYLMLQFRYGLAESIQTLLAENSHYPLLSKLVTESHKLDPRLTESAARTYALLQTGCEKKEIAMKRQMKESTIEDHLVEIALRCPEWDMTTYLPNELAKEIVETSERLDTSRLRLIKDQLEATVTYLQIRLALARATRGTK
- a CDS encoding ferredoxin produces the protein MTTWVDKDTCIACGACGATAPDVFDYDDEGLAFNKLDDNANSVEIPDILHDDVRDAAEGCPTDSIKVE
- a CDS encoding alanine--glyoxylate aminotransferase family protein, whose protein sequence is MFADKMILRIPGPTPIPPRVQTAMSQPMIGHRSGKFSALFARTAERLKPFFGTKQDVYILAGSGTSALEMGVVNTLQPGDEATILVSGAFGERFAKICERYGIIAHRVEVPWGKAVTPELVETFLQKKPQVKAVFATYCETSTGVENPIADLAKTIRTHSDALFIVDAVSNLGAVPCEMDAWGVDIVVTGSQKAFMLPTGLAFLAASERAWQVIEQNKSLAFYLDLKAYRKSLAEQTTPYTPAVSLIFGLAEVLDMLEEEGIPAIVKRHELMRDMTRAAMKALNIKLIAEDQYASTTVTSCDPEGVFHAEALRKMLTQQFNITIAGGQQHLKGKIFRIGHMGYCEPLDVLQVISAIELSLHQIGAPVELGAGVKAAQEVLIAHV